In one window of Archocentrus centrarchus isolate MPI-CPG fArcCen1 chromosome 11, fArcCen1, whole genome shotgun sequence DNA:
- the rnmt gene encoding mRNA cap guanine-N(7) methyltransferase: protein MELQSLQTETMKEETQTREEEGQLGQKAGTKRRHEEDEISPSKKQVLDHSVKVASHYNQLQEVGLAARSRSRIFFMRNFNNWLKSILIGEILEQVREAGSQEVSVLDLGCGKGGDLQKWRRGGIDHLVCADIAGVSVEQCQVRYEEMKRKSFRNEKIFTAEFITADCAKEVLSEKLDDAERKFDICSCQFVYHYSFESEQKANMMLRNACESLKPGGFFIGTTPDAFELVKRLEASDSLSFGNEVFKVTFQSKGSYPLFGCQYHFSLEEVVDVPEFLVYFPLFEHIAKQYNMRLVLKQRFADFFEEKMKKEHHRNLMMKMMALEPFPSEDGQQASDSTEEYCHAKEHCDRADVRAPVGTLSRSEWEATSIYLVFVFQKMS, encoded by the exons ATGGAGCTTCAGTCTCTTCAAACAGAAACGATGAAGGAGGAGACCCAgaccagagaagaagaaggtcaGCTGGGACAGAAAGCAGGGACAAAGAGGAGGCATGAGGAAGATGAGATTTCACCCAGCAAGAAGCag GTGCTCGATCACAGTGTGAAGGTGGCGAGTCACTACAACCAGCTGCAGGAAGTTGGCCTGGCAGCTCGAAGTCGAAGCCGAATCTTCTTCATGAGGAACTTCAACAACTGGCTCAAGAGCATTCTGATTG GTGAGATCCTGGAGCAGGTGAGGGAGGCGGGGTCTCAGGAGGTGTCTGTGTTGGACCTTGGTTGTGGAAAAGGAGGAGACCTGCAGAAgtggagaagaggaggaatTGATCACCTAGTTTGTGCAG ATATTGCAGGGGTTTCTGTGGAGCAGTGCCAGGTTCGTTATGAAGAGATGAAAAGAAAGAGTTTCCGTAATGAGAAAATCTTCACTGCTGAATTTATCACAGCAGACTGCGCGAAG GAGGTGTTGTCAGAGAAGCTGGATGATGCTGAGCGGAAGTTTGacatctgcagctgtcagtttgtgtatcaTTACTCATTTGAGAGTGAGCAGAAGGCCAATATGATGCTGAGAAATGCCTGTGAGAGCCTCAAACCCGGAGGGTTCTTCATCGGAACGACACCAGATGCCTTCGAACTCGT TAAACGTTTGGAGGCTTCTGATTCGCTGTCATTTGGCAATGAGGTTTTCAAGGTGACCTTTCAGTCCAAAGGTTCCTACCCTCTGTTCGGATGTCAGTATCACTTCAGCCTCGAAGAAGTTGTCGACGTTCCAGAGTTCCTTGTCTACTTTCCTCTGTTTGAACA CATAGCAAAGCAGTACAACATGCGGCTGGTGCTGAAACAGAGATTTGCAGATTTCTTtgaggaaaagatgaagaaggAGCATCATCGTAACCtcatgatgaagatgatggctCTGGAG ccaTTTCCCAGTGAGGATGGTCAGCAGGcatcagacagcacagaggagtATTGCCATGCTAAAGAGCACTGCGACCGAGCTGACGTCAGAGCTCCCGTG GGAACCCTGAGCAGATCTGAGTGGGAAGCAACCA GTATCTACCTGGTGTTTGTGTTCCAGAAGATGTCCTGA